TTTGATAGTAAGGAAAAAACTAAGAGATTGAAAGCCTTCAGCATAAATCTGAACCGGGTAAACTCCTGGTGTTAACTCAAAGGAGAAAAAACCGGTTGAGTCTGTCATTATCTCATTGTCAAAAATTTTTATTTGTGCACCTTTTATGGGTTTATTTGTCAGTTTATCCATCACATAACCTTGAAAAGAGAGATTCTGAGCGAAACCTATGCTCCAGCAGAATAATAAAATCCACCATAACCTTTCTTTCTTCATTTTTTTTGACAAATATCTAAAAAAACTTTAAACACGTGATTGAGCGAAAGTTAAATTTCCATGTTATCGATTAAGCGAACATTATCTATCCAGGCAGCCACCAAAGCTATGAGAGGCTCTTTTTTCTGATCCTTAACCGGTTTTAAGTTTTCAGCATTAACTATGGTAAAGTATTCCAATTTAAAATGAGAATTTGAGGTTATTTTATCTACACAAATTTCAATAACTTGTTCAATATTTTTTTTCTTAATCATTGCTTTTGCAAGTAAAAGTGTTTGATAAAGTAATACGGCTTCTTTTCTTGCTTCTGGTGATAATCTTACATTTCTGCTGCTCATAGCGAGTCCATCGTGTTCACGAATGATGGGCATAGGTTTAATTAAAACGTGAGGATATTCATTTTTGGCCAATTCGCGCACGATGAGATACTGTTGATAATCTTTCTTACCAAAATATGCAATGTTAGGGCTGATTATGTCGAACAAGCGAGCAACTACGGTAGCAACCCCATTAAAATGTCCCGGTCTGAATTCACCTTCCAACAGATCATCCAATCCAGGAAAACGATATTCCCTCGTAGGACTAACGGGATACATTTCTTCATAAGGTGGAATAAATACAACGTCACATTTTTCTTTTTCCAAAAGTTCTAAATCTCTTTTTTCATCCCGTGGATATTTTTCTAGATCTTCCTTGTTATTAAATTGGAGTGGATTGACGAAAATGCTACAGACAGTCAGATCAGCTTCTTTTTTCGACTGGCGAATAAGAGAGAGATGACCTTCATGGAGATAACCCATGGTGGGGACAAAACCTATTTTACTAGGAAAATGGTTATTTTGGAATTCTTCAAGAAAAAGCCGGTATGATGAAACCGTTCTAAAAACTCTCATTTTCAATGATTTTAATTTGCTTTTGTTTTTTATGTAAACTTTTTTTATTATCTTTGCAAAAGAAAACAAAAGTAATAAAATGGAAAAAGTAAGGGTATTATATGTAACGCAGGAAATGGTTCCTTACATGAGAGAAAGCCAAA
The sequence above is a segment of the Bacteroidales bacterium genome. Coding sequences within it:
- the panC gene encoding pantoate--beta-alanine ligase, whose protein sequence is MRVFRTVSSYRLFLEEFQNNHFPSKIGFVPTMGYLHEGHLSLIRQSKKEADLTVCSIFVNPLQFNNKEDLEKYPRDEKRDLELLEKEKCDVVFIPPYEEMYPVSPTREYRFPGLDDLLEGEFRPGHFNGVATVVARLFDIISPNIAYFGKKDYQQYLIVRELAKNEYPHVLIKPMPIIREHDGLAMSSRNVRLSPEARKEAVLLYQTLLLAKAMIKKKNIEQVIEICVDKITSNSHFKLEYFTIVNAENLKPVKDQKKEPLIALVAAWIDNVRLIDNMEI